In a single window of the Nocardiopsis composta genome:
- a CDS encoding helix-turn-helix transcriptional regulator: protein MTDDSAIDAAGLLADPTRRRLYRYVTEQGEAGRAQAADALGIRRTLAAFHLDRLAEAGLLAVELRKVSGREGPGSGRPAKLYRRADREFGLHLPPRDYASAAHLLAEAVERSGAEEALYAAAREEGARRAAEREGGGAPRTAAELAEALRGCGYEPEAADGEDGRGAVRLRNCPFHSLAAAHPPLACGMNLELLRALVSGYGTGFTARMAPRAGGGCCVEIVPDPADPNSKNNEN, encoded by the coding sequence ATGACCGACGATTCCGCGATCGACGCCGCCGGGCTGCTGGCCGACCCGACCCGGCGCCGGCTGTACCGCTACGTCACCGAGCAGGGCGAGGCCGGCCGGGCCCAGGCGGCCGACGCCCTGGGCATCCGGCGCACCCTGGCCGCCTTCCACCTGGACCGGCTGGCCGAGGCAGGGCTGCTCGCCGTGGAGCTGCGCAAGGTGTCCGGGCGCGAGGGGCCCGGGTCGGGCCGCCCGGCCAAGCTGTACCGGCGGGCCGACCGGGAGTTCGGCCTGCACCTGCCGCCGCGCGACTACGCGTCGGCGGCGCACCTGCTGGCCGAGGCGGTGGAGCGGTCCGGGGCGGAGGAGGCGCTGTACGCCGCGGCCCGGGAGGAGGGGGCGCGCCGGGCCGCCGAGCGGGAGGGGGGCGGCGCCCCGCGGACCGCCGCCGAGCTGGCCGAGGCGCTGCGCGGGTGCGGCTACGAGCCCGAGGCGGCCGACGGGGAGGACGGCCGGGGAGCGGTCCGGCTGCGCAACTGCCCGTTCCACTCGCTGGCCGCCGCCCACCCCCCGCTGGCCTGCGGGATGAACCTGGAGCTGCTGCGGGCGCTGGTGTCCGGGTACGGCACCGGGTTCACCGCGCGGATGGCCCCGCGCGCCGGCGGGGGGTGCTGCGTGGAGATCGTCCCGGACCCCGCGGACCCGAATTCTAAGAACAATGAGAATTGA
- a CDS encoding nuclear transport factor 2 family protein: protein MPARERGRARATGRELAFPILQTIEVRDGRITEIRPFYWDTRAVADACTAPSGAG, encoded by the coding sequence GTGCCCGCCCGGGAACGGGGCCGCGCCCGCGCCACCGGCCGCGAACTCGCCTTCCCGATCCTGCAGACGATCGAGGTCCGGGACGGCCGGATCACCGAGATCCGCCCGTTCTACTGGGACACCCGGGCCGTCGCCGACGCCTGCACCGCCCCGTCCGGGGCCGGGTAG
- a CDS encoding outer membrane protein assembly factor BamB family protein — protein MRSTRRSAPVLVAGVVLVAAAGACTPRGEEPPPDSSPAPLPTSFEGERPPGVGPDLLRHLHGPGGQAPGILGEPGGVRITAFGESFLVSANAEDRHMVQRASDGEVLWEGEERVDGFVPGPEPGGPPVLRFGGTGDAGGTVLDDGGEVLWEGGDREVYLSGLVVRRPEGWTPDDPYGGFEVEAPDGGRLWEFDFAEPDGPAGPPEDGPDGAEEGNGDADPLPEGEPDPERNGVPVGAAGGAVLLDDGAGLLQARATGEDPEAGGGDAPEPGDLLWSFAGDDPELLGEDTLPRPRPQILGAYPIPAGEDAEDASPAEGAEDAGDGGDAAPERDAVLVRWSLPEEPSLLAMHDARTGEIAWTLPEPGANPAPGDFAPLPAAGGRFDSATGTLLLPQASGDVPLIAVDVADGEELWEFREDEAALSPAFAAGGYVYGDARGADDADSSQVVLEAATMDVAADGLDSYVEAVTDDGYAIVVHQRQRFVFAPAPDDEAAR, from the coding sequence ATGCGCAGCACGCGGCGGTCGGCGCCGGTGCTGGTCGCCGGGGTCGTGCTGGTCGCGGCGGCGGGCGCGTGCACGCCGCGGGGCGAAGAGCCCCCGCCGGACTCCTCCCCCGCGCCGCTGCCCACCTCCTTCGAGGGGGAGCGGCCGCCGGGCGTCGGCCCGGACCTCCTCCGCCACCTGCACGGACCCGGCGGGCAGGCCCCCGGGATCCTCGGCGAGCCGGGCGGGGTGCGCATCACCGCCTTCGGCGAGTCCTTCCTGGTCAGCGCGAACGCCGAGGACCGGCACATGGTGCAGCGCGCCTCCGACGGGGAGGTGCTGTGGGAGGGGGAGGAGCGCGTCGACGGCTTCGTCCCCGGCCCCGAGCCGGGCGGACCGCCGGTGCTGCGCTTCGGCGGAACCGGCGACGCCGGCGGCACCGTCCTGGACGACGGCGGCGAGGTGCTCTGGGAGGGCGGCGACCGCGAGGTCTACCTCTCCGGCCTGGTCGTCCGGCGCCCCGAGGGGTGGACCCCGGACGACCCCTACGGCGGTTTCGAGGTGGAGGCCCCGGACGGCGGGCGGCTCTGGGAGTTCGACTTCGCCGAGCCCGACGGGCCCGCCGGCCCCCCGGAGGACGGGCCGGACGGCGCGGAGGAGGGCAACGGCGACGCCGACCCGCTGCCGGAGGGCGAGCCCGACCCGGAGCGCAACGGGGTGCCGGTCGGCGCGGCCGGCGGCGCGGTCCTGCTCGACGACGGCGCCGGGCTGCTCCAGGCCCGCGCCACCGGGGAGGACCCGGAGGCGGGGGGCGGCGACGCCCCCGAACCCGGCGACCTGCTGTGGAGCTTCGCCGGGGACGACCCCGAGCTGCTCGGCGAGGACACGCTGCCCCGCCCCCGCCCGCAGATCCTCGGGGCGTACCCGATCCCCGCCGGGGAGGACGCGGAGGACGCCTCCCCCGCGGAGGGCGCCGAGGACGCCGGGGACGGCGGCGACGCCGCGCCGGAGCGGGACGCGGTGCTGGTCCGCTGGTCCCTGCCGGAGGAGCCGTCCCTGCTGGCCATGCACGACGCGCGCACCGGCGAGATCGCCTGGACCCTCCCCGAGCCCGGCGCCAACCCCGCGCCCGGCGACTTCGCCCCGCTCCCCGCCGCCGGCGGCCGCTTCGACTCCGCGACCGGTACCCTGCTGCTCCCCCAGGCCAGCGGAGACGTCCCACTGATCGCGGTGGACGTCGCCGACGGCGAGGAGCTGTGGGAGTTCCGCGAGGACGAGGCGGCGCTCTCGCCCGCCTTCGCCGCCGGCGGCTACGTCTACGGCGACGCGCGCGGCGCCGACGACGCCGACTCCTCCCAGGTGGTCCTGGAGGCGGCCACGATGGACGTCGCCGCCGATGGCCTGGACTCCTACGTGGAGGCGGTCACCGACGACGGGTACGCCATCGTGGTCCACCAGCGCCAGCGCTTCGTCTTCGCCCCCGCCCCGGACGACGAGGCCGCCCGCTGA
- a CDS encoding phosphatase: MPIRPEHLATMSASLAGARIGRNTGDGPTRTVAVVFESGHRQELEGGGCRMLDAGQGGVVSLEAGDGTRFALYSGTSCQGGRAIATGTGSASFGTPVFAGAVVLG; this comes from the coding sequence GTGCCCATCCGCCCTGAGCATCTCGCGACCATGTCCGCCAGCCTCGCCGGCGCGCGGATCGGCAGGAACACCGGCGACGGCCCGACCCGGACGGTGGCCGTCGTCTTCGAGAGCGGCCATCGGCAGGAGCTGGAGGGGGGCGGCTGCCGGATGCTCGACGCCGGCCAGGGCGGGGTCGTCTCCCTGGAGGCCGGCGACGGCACCCGGTTCGCCCTGTACTCCGGGACCAGCTGCCAGGGGGGCAGGGCCATCGCCACCGGTACCGGGTCCGCCTCCTTCGGCACCCCGGTCTTCGCCGGGGCCGTCGTCCTCGGCTGA
- a CDS encoding HAMP domain-containing sensor histidine kinase: MAEPPAAEPARRAFWLRWPLRIRLAAATAGAVAAAVVAGAVIGYLIVRDQLYDSLDLSLRREATRMDRQIGRADWVGSGDCVYLTAPSCVQIIGPDGELDPPRGPDMPWVPQRAFAAARGESGPFYTDSGIGDIPIRGYVAPLDGGGAVQVSVRADQVERSVADVGVRMAAAGAGGVALAGLLGYAVARAGLRPVERLTRTAETIAATRDPRHRIDLPGRDELSRLAESFNTMLAELEASAEAQRRLVADASHELRTPLTGLRANIDLLARDLPPERRARLVQTLRGQTASMTGLVNDLIELARGESPGHPPEAVRLDEVVRHCIAEQHRNRPEAGFDVRLDPAVVEAVPERLARAVTNLLDNAAKFGAGAGPIEVRLRGPAPGGPVGAELTVRDRGPGIPEEDLPHVFDRFYRSPSARSLPGSGLGLAIVAQVAEACGASVRAERPEGGGTLVRLAFPGADGADRPEP; encoded by the coding sequence GTGGCTGAGCCGCCGGCCGCGGAGCCGGCCCGCAGGGCGTTCTGGCTGCGGTGGCCGCTGCGGATCCGGCTGGCCGCGGCGACCGCGGGCGCGGTGGCCGCGGCGGTGGTCGCCGGGGCGGTGATCGGCTACCTGATCGTCCGGGACCAGCTCTACGACTCGCTCGACCTGAGCCTGCGGCGCGAGGCGACCCGGATGGACCGGCAGATCGGCAGGGCCGACTGGGTCGGCTCTGGCGACTGCGTCTACCTGACCGCGCCCAGCTGCGTGCAGATCATCGGCCCCGACGGCGAGCTCGACCCGCCGCGCGGCCCGGACATGCCGTGGGTCCCGCAGCGCGCCTTCGCGGCGGCCCGCGGCGAGTCCGGCCCGTTCTACACCGACTCCGGGATCGGCGACATCCCGATCCGCGGCTACGTCGCCCCGCTCGACGGCGGCGGGGCGGTGCAGGTGTCGGTCCGCGCCGACCAGGTGGAGCGGTCCGTCGCCGACGTGGGCGTGCGGATGGCCGCGGCGGGCGCCGGCGGGGTGGCGCTGGCCGGGCTGCTCGGCTACGCGGTGGCCCGCGCCGGGCTGCGGCCGGTGGAGCGGCTCACCCGCACCGCCGAGACGATCGCCGCCACCCGCGACCCGCGGCACCGCATCGACCTGCCCGGCCGGGACGAGCTCTCCCGGCTGGCGGAGAGCTTCAACACGATGCTCGCCGAGCTGGAGGCCTCGGCCGAGGCGCAGCGCCGGCTGGTCGCCGACGCCTCGCACGAGCTGCGCACCCCGCTCACCGGGCTGCGCGCCAACATCGACCTGCTCGCCCGCGACCTGCCGCCGGAGCGGCGCGCCCGGCTGGTGCAGACCCTGCGCGGCCAGACCGCGTCGATGACCGGGCTGGTCAACGACCTGATCGAGCTGGCCCGCGGGGAGAGCCCGGGCCACCCGCCCGAGGCGGTCCGGCTGGACGAGGTGGTCCGGCACTGCATCGCGGAGCAGCACCGGAACCGCCCCGAGGCCGGATTCGACGTCCGGCTGGACCCGGCCGTGGTGGAGGCGGTGCCCGAGCGGCTGGCCCGGGCCGTCACCAACCTGCTGGACAACGCCGCCAAGTTCGGCGCCGGCGCCGGGCCGATCGAGGTGCGGCTGCGCGGCCCCGCCCCGGGCGGCCCGGTCGGCGCCGAACTGACCGTCCGGGACCGCGGCCCCGGCATCCCCGAAGAGGACCTGCCGCACGTGTTCGACCGGTTCTACCGCTCGCCGTCGGCCCGCTCGCTGCCCGGATCCGGGCTGGGGCTGGCCATCGTCGCCCAGGTCGCCGAGGCCTGCGGCGCGTCGGTACGCGCCGAGCGGCCGGAGGGCGGCGGCACCCTGGTCCGGCTCGCCTTCCCGGGGGCGGACGGCGCGGACCGGCCGGAGCCCTGA
- a CDS encoding methylmalonyl-CoA mutase subunit beta, whose product MDKPESQGPGGEGRPLGAGFPAASREQWRTLVAGVLKKSGIDPEGAGSEPEALLASATYDGIAISPLYTEEDGLDSGFPGLAPFTRGGRPQGPLPDGWEIRQLHADPDPAAARKAVLADLENGVGALWLRVGDGGLPVSGIREALTDVYLDLAPVALDAGADYRDAAGELLALWAERDAPDSAVTGSLGIDPLGTAARTGAPADTEAAAAHAAGYAARHPRLRLMTADASPVHDAGGSEAQELGAAMAAGVAYLRALTGAGLDLAEAAGRLEFRLTASADQFLTIAKLRAARAMWSRVTEVCGLGGEQRSMRLHAVTSAAMMTRRDPYVNMLRTTLACFGAGVGGADAVTVRPFDAALGLPDDFARRIARNTQSLLIEESNLARVIDPAGGSFFVERLTADLYDRGWAFFQELEAAGGMAAALSSGLLRERVDEVWERRRGAIAHRTDPITGVSEFPEADGVPPARRPAPAGPAAADPRLALPARRYAQEYEELRDRSDAHLEATGARPRVFLATLGPVAAHTARASFAANLLRAGGIEPVGGETAGGAEEAARAFAGSGTGIACLCSGDAVYAEEAAHAAAALKKAGASRVLLAGRPVEEYAAAGVDDFLHTGSDALGLLAGLHDALGVGR is encoded by the coding sequence ATGGACAAGCCGGAGAGTCAGGGCCCCGGCGGCGAGGGGCGCCCGCTGGGCGCAGGGTTCCCCGCCGCGTCGCGGGAGCAGTGGCGGACGCTGGTCGCAGGGGTGCTGAAGAAGAGCGGGATCGACCCGGAGGGCGCCGGGTCCGAACCCGAGGCGCTGCTGGCCTCGGCGACCTACGACGGGATCGCCATCAGCCCGCTCTACACCGAGGAGGACGGCCTGGACTCCGGGTTCCCCGGGCTCGCGCCGTTCACCCGGGGCGGCCGGCCGCAGGGCCCGCTGCCCGACGGCTGGGAGATCCGGCAGCTGCACGCCGACCCCGACCCGGCCGCCGCCCGCAAGGCGGTCCTGGCCGACCTGGAGAACGGGGTCGGCGCGCTGTGGCTGCGGGTCGGCGACGGCGGCCTCCCGGTCTCCGGCATCCGCGAGGCGCTGACCGACGTCTACCTCGACCTGGCCCCGGTGGCGCTGGACGCCGGCGCCGACTACCGGGACGCCGCCGGCGAGCTGCTCGCGCTCTGGGCGGAGCGGGACGCGCCCGACTCGGCGGTCACCGGCTCGCTCGGCATCGACCCGCTGGGCACCGCCGCGCGCACCGGTGCCCCGGCCGACACCGAGGCGGCCGCGGCGCACGCCGCCGGGTACGCCGCCCGCCACCCGCGGCTCCGGCTGATGACCGCGGACGCCTCCCCGGTGCACGACGCCGGCGGCTCGGAGGCCCAGGAGCTCGGCGCGGCGATGGCCGCCGGCGTCGCCTACCTGCGCGCGCTCACCGGTGCCGGGCTGGACCTGGCCGAGGCCGCCGGGCGGCTGGAGTTCCGGCTGACCGCCTCCGCCGACCAGTTCCTCACCATCGCCAAGCTGCGCGCCGCCCGCGCCATGTGGTCCCGGGTCACCGAGGTCTGCGGGCTCGGCGGCGAGCAGCGGTCGATGCGGCTGCACGCGGTCACCTCCGCGGCGATGATGACCCGCCGCGACCCGTACGTGAACATGCTCCGCACCACCCTGGCCTGCTTCGGCGCCGGGGTGGGCGGCGCCGACGCGGTCACCGTGCGCCCGTTCGACGCCGCCCTGGGCCTGCCGGACGACTTCGCCCGGCGCATCGCGCGCAACACCCAGTCGCTGCTGATCGAGGAGTCCAACCTGGCCCGGGTGATCGACCCGGCGGGCGGCTCGTTCTTCGTCGAGCGGCTCACCGCCGACCTGTACGACCGCGGCTGGGCGTTCTTCCAGGAGCTGGAGGCCGCCGGCGGAATGGCCGCCGCGCTCTCCTCCGGGCTGCTCCGGGAGCGGGTCGACGAGGTCTGGGAGCGCCGCCGCGGCGCCATCGCGCACCGCACCGACCCGATCACCGGGGTCAGCGAGTTCCCCGAGGCCGACGGGGTGCCGCCGGCCCGCCGGCCGGCCCCCGCCGGGCCGGCCGCCGCCGACCCGCGCCTGGCGCTGCCCGCCCGCCGGTACGCCCAGGAGTACGAGGAGCTGCGCGACCGCTCCGACGCCCACCTGGAGGCGACCGGCGCCCGGCCCCGGGTGTTCCTGGCGACGCTGGGCCCGGTCGCGGCGCACACCGCGCGCGCCTCGTTCGCCGCCAACCTGCTCCGCGCCGGCGGGATCGAGCCGGTCGGCGGGGAGACCGCCGGAGGCGCCGAGGAGGCGGCCCGGGCCTTCGCCGGCAGCGGGACCGGCATCGCCTGCCTCTGCTCCGGCGACGCGGTCTACGCAGAGGAGGCGGCGCACGCCGCCGCCGCGCTGAAGAAGGCCGGCGCCTCCCGGGTGCTGCTGGCCGGCCGCCCGGTCGAGGAGTACGCCGCCGCCGGCGTGGACGACTTCCTGCACACCGGATCCGACGCGCTCGGCCTGCTGGCCGGGCTGCACGACGCACTGGGGGTGGGCAGATGA
- a CDS encoding DUF6412 domain-containing protein — protein MAVLHTLLYTLLPALLGTDPAPELFDGTALGGVALLAVVAVGAALAWAAVRAIATWPPLDGAGTLGDALRRRAERTPVAPAIAPDTPGKPRPRAPGAAPAAA, from the coding sequence ATGGCGGTGCTGCACACGCTGCTCTACACGCTGCTCCCCGCTCTGCTCGGCACCGATCCCGCCCCGGAGCTGTTCGACGGCACCGCGCTCGGCGGGGTCGCGCTGCTGGCGGTCGTCGCGGTCGGCGCCGCCCTGGCCTGGGCCGCGGTGCGCGCCATCGCGACCTGGCCCCCGCTGGACGGGGCCGGAACCCTCGGCGACGCGCTCAGGCGGCGCGCCGAACGAACCCCGGTCGCACCGGCGATCGCGCCCGACACACCGGGCAAGCCCCGCCCCCGAGCGCCCGGCGCCGCCCCGGCGGCCGCCTGA
- a CDS encoding DUF3291 domain-containing protein encodes MSAFHLAQINLGSLKAPLDDPAMAEFNANLAPINALAEASPGYVWRYTDEGRDDATLSRPFGPGLLINFSVWRDLESLWNFTYRTDHLDLLRRRREWFDHLNGVRQAMWWIPTGHVPTLGEAGERLELLRAHGPTAEAFTFRDPFDPPAAPEAAAPGART; translated from the coding sequence ATGAGCGCCTTCCACCTCGCCCAGATCAACCTCGGATCCCTCAAAGCGCCCCTGGACGACCCGGCCATGGCCGAGTTCAACGCGAACCTCGCCCCGATCAACGCGCTGGCCGAGGCGAGCCCCGGCTACGTGTGGCGCTACACCGACGAGGGGCGCGACGACGCCACGCTCAGCCGCCCCTTCGGCCCCGGCCTGCTGATCAACTTCTCGGTCTGGCGGGACCTGGAGTCGCTGTGGAACTTCACCTACCGCACCGACCACCTGGACCTGCTGCGCCGCCGCCGGGAGTGGTTCGACCACCTGAACGGGGTGCGGCAGGCGATGTGGTGGATCCCCACCGGGCACGTCCCCACCCTCGGCGAGGCGGGCGAGCGGCTGGAACTGCTCCGCGCGCACGGGCCCACCGCCGAGGCGTTCACCTTCCGGGACCCCTTCGACCCACCCGCCGCCCCGGAAGCGGCCGCTCCGGGAGCACGTACTTGA
- a CDS encoding superoxide dismutase family protein yields MALKRTLAALTLPLLLIAGCGGTDDEDTGGGEPGVPSPTDPGAGDGGGGEGGDEDAGGDGDERVIAQIAETFEPYSDGAAAVTYDEEMVPEGARVELTIASGGDGDEDEPGTEFDLEVYGLHGDHDFGAHMHTDPCGADPDDSGPHYQDRKDPEQPSTDPRYANDDNEVWLDLRTDSRGDGDSDTDVDWTPRPEEMRSLVIHAEHTKTAHGEAGTAGDRLACADVELK; encoded by the coding sequence GTGGCCCTGAAGCGAACGCTCGCCGCACTGACCCTGCCGCTGCTGCTGATCGCCGGCTGCGGCGGCACCGACGACGAGGACACCGGCGGGGGTGAGCCGGGGGTGCCCTCGCCCACCGACCCCGGCGCCGGCGACGGCGGGGGCGGGGAGGGCGGCGACGAGGACGCCGGCGGGGACGGCGACGAGCGCGTCATCGCGCAGATCGCGGAGACCTTCGAGCCCTACTCCGACGGCGCGGCCGCGGTCACCTACGACGAGGAGATGGTCCCCGAGGGCGCCCGCGTCGAACTCACCATCGCCTCCGGCGGGGACGGCGACGAGGACGAGCCGGGCACCGAGTTCGACCTGGAGGTGTACGGGCTCCACGGCGACCACGACTTCGGCGCGCACATGCACACCGACCCGTGCGGCGCCGACCCGGACGACTCCGGGCCGCACTACCAGGACCGCAAGGACCCCGAGCAGCCCTCCACCGACCCTCGCTACGCCAACGACGACAACGAGGTCTGGCTCGACCTGCGCACCGACTCCCGGGGCGACGGCGACTCCGACACCGACGTCGACTGGACCCCGCGCCCCGAGGAGATGCGCTCCCTGGTCATCCACGCCGAGCACACCAAGACCGCGCACGGCGAGGCCGGCACCGCCGGCGACCGACTGGCCTGCGCCGACGTCGAACTGAAGTAG
- a CDS encoding YigZ family protein: MRTISRDGEHELEIRKSRFICAMARVGDEEQARAFIAERRRLHWNAAHNCTAYVLGPDGEVQRSSDDGEPSGTAGVPMLEVLRHREITDAVAVVTRYFGGIKLGAGGLIRAYGGAVSAAVDELGLLERRRLLVVAVMADYLHAGRLESDLRSSPYPVRSVEYGADVRIDVALPEGGLAEFEAWLAEATAGQAVSEVVGTAEVEVEPEADG; this comes from the coding sequence ATGAGGACGATCAGCCGCGATGGCGAGCACGAGCTAGAGATCAGGAAATCCCGGTTCATCTGCGCCATGGCGCGGGTGGGCGACGAGGAGCAGGCCCGCGCGTTCATCGCGGAGCGGCGCCGGCTGCACTGGAACGCCGCGCACAACTGCACCGCCTACGTGCTCGGCCCGGACGGCGAGGTGCAGCGGTCCAGCGACGACGGGGAGCCGTCCGGCACCGCCGGGGTGCCCATGCTGGAGGTGCTGCGGCACCGGGAGATCACCGACGCGGTCGCCGTGGTCACCCGCTACTTCGGCGGGATCAAGCTGGGCGCGGGCGGACTGATCCGCGCCTACGGCGGCGCCGTCTCCGCGGCCGTGGACGAGCTGGGCCTGCTGGAGCGGCGCCGGCTGCTGGTGGTCGCGGTGATGGCCGACTACCTGCACGCCGGCCGGCTCGAAAGCGACCTGCGCTCCTCCCCCTACCCGGTCCGCTCGGTGGAGTACGGGGCCGACGTGCGGATCGACGTCGCCCTGCCCGAGGGCGGACTGGCCGAGTTCGAGGCCTGGCTGGCCGAGGCGACCGCCGGGCAGGCGGTCAGCGAGGTCGTCGGCACCGCCGAGGTCGAAGTGGAGCCGGAGGCCGACGGCTGA
- a CDS encoding YidC/Oxa1 family membrane protein insertase: MYSFGPIAAAIALASTVVTALTGAFTPIFGGAAAAAAVVALTVLVRLAVLPLSLAAVRGEKQRARLAPRIRELQAKHGKNPQRLAEEQQRLFQREGTSPLAGCLPMLAQTPVFIVLYGLFVSPEVGGAENALLGHALGGAQLGSTLSEALSAGPAAVAVFAVLMLVAAGAAWATRRFLTLPAMRENAAAGAAAGGAGKGAAGAAPAALPGMGMLSYLPFMTVAVVAFVPLAAGLYLATSTAWTVAERLVLRRVVTV; the protein is encoded by the coding sequence ATGTACAGCTTCGGCCCGATCGCGGCCGCCATCGCCCTTGCATCGACCGTCGTAACCGCGCTGACCGGCGCGTTCACCCCGATCTTCGGCGGCGCCGCGGCGGCCGCCGCCGTCGTCGCGCTCACCGTCCTGGTCCGGCTGGCGGTGCTGCCGCTCAGCCTGGCCGCGGTCCGCGGCGAGAAGCAGCGGGCCCGCCTCGCACCGCGCATCCGGGAGCTGCAGGCCAAGCACGGCAAGAACCCGCAGCGGCTCGCCGAGGAGCAGCAGCGGCTGTTCCAGAGGGAGGGCACCTCGCCGCTGGCCGGCTGCCTGCCGATGCTCGCGCAGACCCCCGTGTTCATCGTGCTCTACGGCCTGTTCGTCAGCCCCGAGGTGGGCGGCGCGGAGAACGCGCTGCTCGGCCACGCACTGGGCGGCGCGCAGCTCGGCTCCACCCTGTCCGAGGCGCTGTCCGCCGGGCCGGCGGCGGTCGCCGTCTTCGCGGTCCTGATGCTGGTCGCGGCCGGGGCGGCGTGGGCGACGCGGCGGTTCCTCACCCTGCCCGCCATGCGGGAGAACGCGGCGGCCGGAGCCGCGGCCGGCGGCGCGGGCAAGGGCGCGGCCGGCGCGGCGCCCGCCGCCCTGCCGGGGATGGGCATGCTCAGCTACCTGCCGTTCATGACCGTCGCGGTGGTGGCCTTCGTCCCGCTGGCCGCCGGGCTCTACCTGGCGACGAGCACCGCCTGGACGGTGGCCGAACGCCTGGTGCTCCGCCGGGTGGTCACGGTCTGA